Proteins found in one Oculatellaceae cyanobacterium genomic segment:
- a CDS encoding CNNM domain-containing protein gives MVFQNFSLLEVEIASSIIKLVMLLSLTSAIAFFVAAELSLVSASHSQIYKLTQESDSTSKSKAANLVLDAQNHLQKYLSVTQTGTTAFSLLLGWLGEGATVHWIEPLIQRLPIGKLPAILTSHTISVAVAFLLVTYVEIVLGELIPKVLASQAPEKTALLLIRPLYICSIIFWPLLVIFNGTVHLLIGRVPNRQYESEVSSKVTFVHTDPHSVLVSGVVELNTVNEIFGLNIPTNTAYRTLAGFIIHHLGHAPQTGEILLWGELELEATSVVNESLETVLLRQVTRPLINHQPEVVKDKDIEYAAI, from the coding sequence ATGGTCTTTCAAAATTTTTCGCTTCTAGAAGTTGAGATAGCATCATCAATTATCAAATTGGTAATGTTATTAAGTTTAACAAGTGCGATCGCCTTTTTTGTAGCAGCGGAACTTTCTTTAGTATCTGCCTCACATTCTCAAATTTACAAGCTTACCCAGGAAAGCGATTCTACTAGCAAGTCAAAAGCAGCTAATCTTGTCCTTGACGCTCAAAATCATTTACAAAAGTACCTTTCTGTTACACAAACAGGAACTACAGCTTTTAGCTTACTCTTGGGTTGGTTGGGTGAAGGTGCAACTGTACATTGGATAGAACCGTTAATCCAGCGTTTACCTATAGGCAAATTACCTGCAATCTTAACAAGCCATACTATTTCTGTAGCTGTGGCATTTTTGTTAGTAACTTATGTAGAAATTGTTTTAGGTGAACTAATTCCTAAAGTACTAGCATCGCAAGCACCGGAAAAGACGGCACTACTATTAATTCGTCCACTCTATATATGTTCAATTATTTTTTGGCCTTTATTAGTAATTTTTAATGGTACTGTACATTTGCTCATCGGTCGTGTTCCCAATCGCCAGTATGAGTCGGAAGTGTCTTCAAAGGTGACTTTTGTTCACACCGATCCACACTCTGTGCTAGTTTCTGGAGTTGTAGAGTTAAATACAGTTAATGAAATATTCGGATTAAATATACCTACTAACACTGCTTATCGAACTTTAGCTGGTTTTATAATTCATCATTTAGGTCATGCGCCACAAACGGGAGAAATTCTTTTGTGGGGTGAGTTGGAATTGGAAGCAACAAGTGTAGTAAATGAAAGTTTAGAAACAGTATTACTGCGCCAAGTTACTCGTCCTTTGATAAATCATCAACCCGAAGTTGTTAAAGATAAAGATATAGAATATGCTGCCATATAA
- the grpE gene encoding nucleotide exchange factor GrpE, whose product MPNQPLEFRLSNEKRDHLFIEIGKMLKQKVVLQQTLREQKEQASSFSEDIFLELLEVVDALQFLLDYLVENPNPSPELIGNMPNSLAAVQKKFLSVLAKRQLHQLEITGTKPDFSICKVIDCEVRNDLEESTITKVVRRGFRFGDKVIRPIEVITSKKNLSTEVLLAVPTEGIIQNTSEIANQNVLVVSPEEVIPNTPEIANQDLLVVSPAEVIQDNTYISNEDLPELSSEEVIPQTPEIANQNLLVVSPAEVIQDNTYINNEDLPELSSEEVIPQTPEIANQNLLVVSPAEVIQDNTYISNEDLSELSPEEIIQEIQEIANQDLSVVSDEEVIQDNTDINTENLAEVSNQEIIQEITEIEEIAQAMPETGENFPANDA is encoded by the coding sequence ATGCCTAATCAACCTTTAGAATTTAGATTGAGCAATGAAAAGCGCGACCACCTCTTTATAGAGATTGGCAAAATGCTTAAACAAAAAGTTGTGCTGCAACAAACTTTGCGTGAACAGAAAGAACAGGCAAGCAGCTTCAGCGAAGACATTTTTTTAGAACTATTAGAAGTCGTCGATGCTTTACAATTCTTACTCGACTACTTGGTAGAAAATCCCAATCCTAGTCCTGAGTTGATCGGCAATATGCCAAACTCACTAGCTGCTGTGCAGAAAAAGTTCCTCAGTGTACTAGCTAAACGACAATTACACCAACTAGAAATTACAGGAACAAAACCGGATTTTAGTATTTGTAAAGTTATAGATTGTGAAGTAAGAAATGATTTAGAAGAATCAACAATTACTAAAGTTGTTCGTAGAGGTTTTAGGTTTGGGGATAAAGTAATCAGACCGATAGAAGTTATTACTTCTAAAAAAAATTTATCCACAGAAGTTCTATTAGCAGTACCTACTGAAGGGATTATTCAAAACACTTCAGAAATAGCTAATCAAAATGTATTAGTGGTATCTCCTGAAGAAGTTATTCCCAACACTCCCGAAATAGCTAACCAAGATTTATTAGTAGTATCTCCTGCGGAAGTTATTCAAGATAACACATACATTAGTAACGAAGATTTACCAGAATTATCTTCTGAAGAAGTTATTCCCCAAACTCCAGAAATAGCTAATCAAAATTTATTAGTAGTATCTCCTGCGGAAGTTATTCAAGATAACACATACATCAATAACGAAGATTTACCAGAATTATCTTCTGAAGAAGTTATTCCCCAAACTCCAGAAATAGCTAACCAAAATTTATTAGTAGTATCTCCTGCGGAAGTTATTCAAGATAACACATACATCAGTAACGAAGATTTATCAGAATTATCTCCTGAAGAAATTATTCAAGAAATCCAAGAAATAGCTAATCAAGATTTATCAGTAGTATCTGATGAGGAAGTTATTCAAGATAACACAGATATCAACACCGAGAATTTAGCAGAAGTATCTAATCAGGAAATTATTCAAGAAATCACAGAAATAGAGGAAATTGCTCAAGCAATGCCAGAGACAGGAGAAAATTTTCCAGCTAATGATGCGTAA
- a CDS encoding NAD(P)/FAD-dependent oxidoreductase: MATQAYDYDVITVGGGHNALITSAYLAQAGYKVGVFERRDIIGGAVSTKEIVPGYRFDLGGSAHILIRLTPIVQELKLENYGLEYIELDPLFFAPFPDGDSLFFYRDEEKTINHLEDKFPGEGEAYARFLNDWRPLMRNIKEFFLSTPSPFELGKQMIGGKSPDVSWFSTFKTLFKPYGEVVDDYFSEEKIKAALVWMGAQSGPAPTEPLSGPYVLWQPLYHDGGVARPKGGSGMLTQAIAKHIIAHGGEIHLNSPVEKILVENRRAVGIQVDGQIYTAKVVVAGTHAIETFGKLLPEEHRPLGAKRMRTGNGFGIMLRLALDSPISYTAYPGKDARVALQLLCRDRQQINTAFNDFKRGEPTQDPPIFAMSFSAVDDTLAPPGGEVLWLWSQYFPYQLANGNWDEQGDAVVNRLLDNFEKYAPGTRDKIVGQLFQDPLWLERELGLYRGNVMHLEMSMDQMFMLRPFLGMSDYKTHLKGLYLTGASTHPGGGIMGASGRNAARIVLKDLDGSLRS, encoded by the coding sequence ATGGCTACACAAGCTTATGACTACGATGTGATCACTGTTGGTGGTGGACACAATGCACTAATTACCAGTGCTTACCTTGCTCAAGCGGGTTATAAGGTAGGTGTCTTTGAGAGGCGAGATATTATTGGTGGTGCAGTCTCTACTAAGGAGATTGTGCCGGGATACAGATTTGATTTGGGTGGTAGCGCCCACATTTTAATTCGCTTAACTCCGATTGTGCAGGAATTAAAGTTAGAAAATTATGGATTGGAGTATATAGAACTCGACCCGTTGTTTTTTGCACCCTTTCCTGATGGAGATTCGCTATTTTTCTATCGAGATGAAGAAAAAACTATTAATCATTTAGAAGATAAATTTCCTGGTGAGGGAGAAGCTTATGCCCGTTTTTTAAATGACTGGCGACCTTTGATGCGAAATATCAAGGAATTTTTCTTAAGTACGCCTAGTCCGTTTGAACTGGGTAAGCAAATGATTGGTGGTAAGTCACCGGATGTTAGTTGGTTTTCTACTTTTAAAACTTTATTTAAACCTTATGGCGAAGTTGTAGATGATTATTTTAGCGAAGAAAAAATTAAGGCAGCTTTAGTGTGGATGGGGGCGCAGTCAGGGCCAGCACCTACAGAACCTTTAAGTGGCCCTTATGTGCTTTGGCAACCACTTTATCATGATGGCGGGGTGGCGCGACCAAAAGGTGGTTCGGGGATGTTGACGCAAGCGATCGCAAAACATATCATCGCTCATGGTGGCGAAATACACCTAAATTCGCCTGTAGAAAAGATTTTAGTTGAAAATCGCCGTGCGGTTGGTATTCAAGTAGATGGACAAATCTATACCGCCAAGGTAGTAGTTGCAGGTACACACGCGATTGAGACTTTTGGTAAGCTTTTACCTGAAGAACACCGACCGCTAGGCGCGAAGAGAATGCGTACAGGCAACGGTTTTGGTATTATGCTGCGTCTGGCGTTAGATTCTCCAATTAGTTATACGGCATATCCAGGGAAAGATGCACGGGTAGCTTTGCAATTATTATGTCGCGATCGCCAACAAATTAACACAGCATTTAATGATTTTAAACGTGGCGAACCTACCCAAGACCCACCAATTTTTGCTATGAGTTTTAGTGCTGTAGATGATACTTTAGCACCTCCTGGTGGTGAGGTACTATGGTTGTGGTCGCAGTATTTCCCTTATCAGCTTGCTAATGGTAATTGGGATGAACAAGGAGATGCAGTTGTTAATCGACTTTTAGATAATTTTGAAAAGTATGCACCTGGAACACGCGACAAGATAGTTGGGCAATTATTTCAAGACCCGTTATGGTTAGAGCGTGAACTAGGATTATATCGTGGTAATGTTATGCACTTAGAAATGAGTATGGATCAAATGTTTATGCTGCGTCCATTCTTAGGTATGTCTGATTATAAAACACACCTCAAAGGATTGTATTTAACTGGTGCTAGTACACATCCAGGCGGTGGAATTATGGGTGCATCAGGACGGAACGCTGCTAGGATTGTACTGAAAGATTTGGATGGTAGTCTCAGAAGTTAA